The window TTTTCCAATAAAGTCTCTTTGCTCATAATGAAACCCCCGCTGACGATTAGCGGCCTGTCTTCCCACAAGCCGCTCGGCCAAAAGCTGAATATGTCATGCGGGATAATACAACATATTGCAACAATACAACAGTTAGAACCCTAAGTCAATAGTACCATTCCACCGGAACAATGTTTTTACATTGACCCCGGTTTATTTTTAGGTTGGGAGGATTGACGGCGAAGGCTCAGTCCAGTAGGAGGCCGCAGATGGAAACCAGCGAGGTGTCGGTCGGGTCGGCCGGGCATTGGTCATAGGCGACCTGCCGGCCGCCACTCGTTTCCAGAAAGCGCAGCATCAGATAGAGGGGGGAAAAGCCGCAGATGCGATTGCGATCGCCCACGTTCCAGATTTGGCGGTAGTAATCGGCGGCATCGCCGCGCAGCGCGGCGGCCATCAGCTGCTGGTCGTGGTCGGCCAGCCGGGCGCGCCGCTTCTCGTCCATGGCGAACGAATCGCCGAAGGCCGGGCCGACGTGGGCCAGATCGACCGAGGCCACGGCCAGCACGCGCCGGCCGCGGGTCGCTTCGCGCAGGGCGGCCAGAAATCGTACGAAGGGGGGATGGTCGGCCGGGTGCGCCCCGTTATGCAGGAAATGGTGGAACGAGCCGATCAGGATGGGGATCATCGGGCAGGGGGCGCGGCCGGCCTGGTGGAAGGTGTGGTGGAGCCAGACGGCCGACAGCTCGACCGAGTGCTCATTGCGGTGGTTCAACTCTTCGGCATAAGCCGCCTCGGGGCCGATACTCTCGGCCAGCCGGTCGATGAGCGCCGGATCGTTGGGCAACACGCCGTAGGGGGTAGCGTAGGGTTGGCGCGTCAGGGTGATGCTGCCGGGGCGGCCGTTGTGATCGGTGCCGAAGATGAGCACGACGTCGGCTTGCAGTATACTCGGTGTGGCCCGCCGCCAGACGCGAGCATAGACCGGCCCGCCGCGCCCATAGTCGATGTGGGGCGAGACAACGCCGCGCCCGCGCCAAGGCTCGGCCTCGCTCTCGTCATCCTCCGCGCCATACTGCCGGAATAGTTCGGCCAAATCGTCCGGCGCGGCGGGATAGCTCAGATCGGCCAGAGCCGGCGGCCGGTATGGCTGGCGCCGATAGTCGTCAAGCAGGCGGCGGCGCTGCGCCTCAAAGCGTTCATTGATGAGTAGATAGGCCTTGTCCAGTTCGGCCAGGGCCTCGGTCACCACGGACAGGGGCACTTCCTCGCCCAGTTGCGCGGCCAGCTCGCTCTGGATTTCTTCCGGCGTGCGCGTGCCATCGCACAATAGCAGCATCTGGGCCAGGGCTTGGGGGAAGATCAGTTGCCGCTCGCCCAGTTGCCAGGGATCGCGCAGCAGCCACATCGGCCGGCCGTGATGGCTGACCGGCTGAAAGTCGAGGGAGCGCAGGTGGGGCTTGCTCACGGACGGCATTGGTTAGGGTGTGGCGCGTGGCTCAGGGGCAGACCGGGGCAAAGCCAAAGGGGCCGAGAACGACCTGGAACAACGGCCGCAACGCGCCGCAGTAGAGTATCTGGCCCTGTTCATAGGCATCCAGCACCAGGAACGTGCCGGCGCAGACGAGCAGCAAGGCGACCAGCAGCCCGCACCCCACCCACAGGCCACGGCCGCGCCGTGGCGGTTCGGTGGTGTAGCTGGGGGGCGGTGTATAGGCCGGGGCGGGCGGCGGCGAGCTTGGGCGGGCCGGGGCGGGGGCGGGACGGGCGGGCGCGGGGGCCGGGCGAACGGGCGACGCGGGGCGCGGCGCGGCCGGGGCTTCGGCCTGATAGACGACCGGCGCAATCTGTTCGGTGGGCTTATCGGCCAGGTTGACCGGCGTGGCCGGGGGAACAGGGGCCAGCGACATGAACCGCAGCCGCACCGTATCCCCCAGATCGATCGTGTCGCCGTCTTGCAGCAGCGTCAGATGGCTGATGCGCTGGCCGTTGACAAACGTGCCGTTGGTGCTGCCGATGTCTTCGGCGGCGAAGCCATCGGCGCGACGCACGATGCGCACGTGCCGGCGCGATACTTCGGGATCGGCCAGCACCAGATCATTACCGGCGCTACGGCCGATGGTCAATTGCTCGCTGGTCAGCGGCACCTGGGTCGAGGGAACCGGCCCGCGCTCCACGACCAGCAGCGCTTCATTTTCGTTCATCTTGGCCTATGATGATATACGCATCGATCTGATTGCGCGAACGATTTTTAGGCGGCGTCGCCCAGCCGGCTACGACGGGCCTCGCTGACGATGGTCTGCCAGACGGCGCGCTTGATGTCCGGGTCGGCCGTGCTCAAATAGATGGTAATCCGCTTGGGCGGCGGCAAGTCGCTGTCGTTGCCGTCCTCGTAGATCTGGCCGAAGCGGGTGTACTCCGGCCCCCAACGGGCCAGGAAGGTGACGGCCAGGCAATCGATGGGCTGCGGCCCGAAGAGCAGCCAGCCGGGCTGAACGTTTTGCAGGCTGCGGGCGCTGAAAAATTGATAGAGGTATTTGCCCGGTTTTTCCTCGACCATGATGACGTGCTCGCCGAGCGGCACGCGCCAATAGTCGGCCGGGCGCAAGAGCAAGACGTCTTCCCGGCCGCTGACGCTGAACAAGCCCGTGGCCTGGACGGTGACCTTTTGGTTGGGCGGCAGCGGCTCCAGATCGGCCGCTTCCAGCAGCGAAGACGCGACGGGCACAAAGCGATTGTAATTATCACGCTTGGCCCGCCAGAGAGAGTAGTTGATCCAGATGATGAGGAGCACGAGGGCGATGAGTACCGGCCCCGGCCAACGCCGCAACCAGCCCCACAGCAAAAGCAGGATCGGCAGCCAGCGCACGAGCGCAACTAGTCGAATACCGAGGAAGGAGCGCCGGCTCAGGGCGAACATGAACGCATAAGCCCGGCTCAGATAACGATAGTAGAGGCGCTGCGGCAGGGATAGACTCTCCATGGCCGAATTTTACGCGATTGTCGCCCCATTGTCACCGTATTGTCCCCAACTTCCTGGCTAACCCTTGCGGGCCACGCCGACGAGATGAATCCGCCGTTCGGCCGGCAACTGGTCGTCAATGAGGGCCATCAGCCGGAAGGTGGCGGCGTTGACGGCCAGATAAGACGGGTCGGCCACGCAGTCGAGCGCCTCCAGGCTCAGACCGGCGGCGACCGTCAAGCGGCGCACCGTTTGCGGCGTGTTGGCCCGGTAGGCGGTGGGGAATGTATCCCCCTCGGCCCGGCCATAGATGGCATCCACCAGACGCCCCTGCCAACGCCCCAACCGGCCGGCGGCGCGATTGGCCCAGCCGAGGGGGTGGCCGCCGTTGGGCGTGAGGAAGATGAACGCGCCGCCCGGCCGCAAAGCCCGCGCCACGGCGGCGAAGGTGCGCGCCGGCTCGCCGAGATGTTCCAGCAGCCAGGCGGCGGTGATCACGTCGAACGTCGCCTCGCCGAAGGGCAGCCCGTCGCTGAGGGCCACGGCCCGCGCCAGGCCGGGCAGACGATGCCCGCGCAACGAGGCGTAATCCGGGTCGATGCCGAACGTCCGCGCCGCGGGGTGGGGCAATTGCTCCACCAGCCCGCCCCGGCCGCAGCCCAGATCGAGCCAACGGCCATCCGGCGGCAGCGACGCCCGGACGGCCGCGGCGAAGACCTCCGTCGCCGGTCGCCAGCCGGGGTGCTCGGCCCGATACCGTTCGCGCCACTCATTTTGTCGATCGAGGGACAACATATGACTGATTGTACCGGCGTTCGTGAGAATCGACTGAAAATGGCCCATCGGTTCACGATAACGGCCGCGGCGCGAGTACAATCACGCCCCATGCGTTCAATCGGAATCCTGCTATTGTTGTCCCTGTGTCTGGGAGCTTGCTCGCTGTGGCCGGGGTCGGTTCCAGCCAATCAGATCGCTCTCCCGCCTAGCGGGGCGGCGACCAGCGCCGCGTCGCCCACGGCCGGGAGCTTGCCCACGGTCGAGAGTTCGCCCGTGCCCACGGCCGAGAGCGTGCTCACGCCCACGCCTGTCCCACCGGCTACCGCCACCATCGTCCGCGTCACGCCGCCGCCCACCGACCTACCGGCGACGCCCGTCGCCACGTCTGTCTTCGACGGCTCCATCCCGCCCTTTCGCGACGACGTAGCGCTGGCCGTGGCCTATCTGGGCGTCGATCCGGCGCTGCCGACCCTGCAACCGGCCGTTGACCTGCAACCCGGCGCGGTGGATACCTTTTTCATCGGCAACGTGAAGGACAACACAATCGCCCAGGTCGAGGCGGAACTCAAGAGCGTCGGCGAAAGCGCCTACTTCTGGTTCGAGGTCGGCGACGCGGACGGCGAACCCGACGCGGCGTTGCTGGCTCAGGAGACGGCCGAATTCGACGCCATCTTCGACCGCCTCTACGACTATTACGGCGTGGCCCGGCCGGCCGGCGGGCGCGTCCACATCGTGCACATGTCGCCGGAGCGGTTGTGTGGCGAGGTTGAGCAGTGCGGTCTGGCCGGCTATTTTTCGTCGCGCGATCTGCTGCCCCTGGCCGTCAGCCCGTCGTCGAACGAGCGGGCCATGTTCATCATGAATAGCCGCCAATTCGGCCAGCTAAGCTATCTGAGTACCCTGACCCACGAACTGCGCCATCTGCTGGGCCACGACAACAGCCAGGGCGAGGAAGATTGGTTTGTCGAGGGGGCGGCCATGCTGGCCGAGGACTTATTGGGGTTCACGCAAATCCCCCAGGATCGGGGCAGCCTGTTCCTGCAAAATACCGACCAGCAACTTAATCGCTGGACGGACGAGAACACCATCCCTTTCTACGGGCAGGGCTATCTGCTGAATCGTTTCCTCTATGACCGCCTGGGCGCGGACGGCTATCGTGAGTTTTCGCTCAGCCCGGTGCCGGGTCTGGCGGCGGTCGATGACAATGCCGTGGCGATGGCGTTGGGCAAAACGGGCGACGCGCTATGGCTCGACTGGCTGGCGGCCATGGCCCTGCACGATACCGCCGGCGTGGCCGAAACGTACCGGTGGGATGGCCCGGCCCTGGCGCCGATCTCCACTACCCAGGCCATCAATCTGCCGGCCCGCTTCGACACCAGCGTGCAACAATATGCCGCCGACTATTACGAATTGCCCTCCAGCGGGACGATCACGCTGGATTTTGCCGGCGCGGAAAGCGTCTCGTTGTTGGGTTCGGCCGCGCCGTCGGGTGAACATTTCTGGTATGCCCAACGGGCCAACAGCAGCAACCCCCGCCTGACCCGGACGGTCGATCTACGGGAAGTGGACTCGGCTACGCTGCAATACCGGGTCTTCGCCGACATCGAGCGCGGCTATGATTTCGCCTACGTCTCCGTCTCAGTCGATGGCGGCCAAACGTGGCAGGGGCTGACCGCCGCCGGGATGCAGGGGCTGGACCCGGTCGATGACCCCTCCGCCAGTGCCTTGACCGAGCGCTTCTATACCGGACAGAACGGGCAGTGGCGGGCCGAAGAGATCGATCTGACGCCTTTCGCCGGGCAGGAAATACAACTGCGCTTTGAATACGTCACCGATCTGGTGCTGACGTATGGCGGGTTCGCCGTCGATGACATAGCCATTCCCGAAATCGGCTTTTTCGATGACGCCGAAACGCTTGACGCAGGCTGGGTGGCCGAGGGGTTTGTGCGCGCCCCGGCCGAGTTGGCGCAACGCTGGGCCTTGCAACTGATCACGTTTGAGGATGGCCGGCCGTTGGTGACCGCGCTGGAGATTCCAGCCGACGGCCGATTGGAGCACACGCTGACGAGTATCGCCGGGGAAAGGCGGCCGATCCTGATCGTGGCCGCCCTTTCGCCGCAGACGTTACAGCCGGCCGCCTATACGCTGGCTGTCCATTCGTCCAGATAGCGGATTAGCGGGAGCGGATGGGAGTCGAACCCACCACCGCCTACTGTGCGTAGCCGGCCACTTATTTTGAAGACAAGGGCATCCACCGGGACACAACCACTCCCATCAGGAATTGTGGCCGCTGGTGGGGGGATTGTCAATAAAAGGAGACGAGGCTGAGCGGCGGCTTCATTCCCTTGACAGCCGGCGGCCATTCCGATAGAATGGCAGTACCATTAACAACAAGCCAATCCCACTGGCCGGGATAGCTCAGTTGGTAGAGCACTTCACTGAAAATGAAGGTGTCCCCAGTTCGAGTCTGGGTCCTGGCATCGGTTCTGATTTACATAGCTAGAGACCATGCGGGCGTGGTTCAGTGGTAGAACGTCTCCTTGCCAAGGAGAAGGCCACGGGTTCGAATCCCGTCGCCCGCTCTCAACTTAAACGGCAGGCCGCAGGGCCTGCCGTCTTGTTATGGCGACGTGGCCAAGTGGTAAGGCATGGGTCTGCAAAACCCTGATCACCGGTTCGAATCCGGTCGTCGCCTCTGCGCTCCTGAATCAGAACGTGTAGCTATAAAGCTCTTGCCCGCGCAAGAGCTTTCTTTTTGGATACAATGCCACGCTGGAGTAATAACCCATGTCTCTTTCCCCTATCCCCGATACACCTTTTCCCATCGACCCGACGCAATGGGAGTCCTTCGCCGGCCACTTCGAGCGCCTGCTGCATGTGCCCCTGGATGAAGCCAACGTGCGCGATTGGCTGCGCGAGTGGTCGGACCTGAACCGCCTGGTCGATGAGGCCGGGGCCATCGTCTACATTGAATCGACGCTGGACACGGCCGACCCGGCCCGCGAGCAAGCCTTCCTGAATTACGTCGAGAACGTCGATCCGAACTATCGCCGCGCCGAACAAGCCCTGAAGGAACGGCTGCTGGCCTTCGCCGCCGACGATGACGCCTTCGGGCCGGAGATGCGCATGGCCCTGCGCAAGATGCGCAATCAGGCCGACTTGTTCCGCGAGGCCAACGTGCCCCTCTTCACCGAACTAGCCAAGCTGGGCAACGAATACGACAAGCTCACCGGCGCGATGAAGGCCGATTGGGACGGCGAAGAGAAGAACCTGAGCCAACTGGATTCCCTTCTCCAGAACCGCAACCGGGCGACGCGCGAGCGGGCCTGGAAAACGATCATGGGCCTGTGGCAGGACAAGCGGGCCGAGTTGAACACGGTCTACCGCCAGATGCTGGAATTGCGCCGCCAAATCGCCGAAAACGCCGGGCTGCCGGATTTCCGCGCCTATACCTTCCGCGCCTATAACCGTTTCGACTATACCCCCGATGATTCCCTGCTCTTCCACGACGCCATCGAGGCCGTCGTTGTGCCCGCGGCGCGGCGCGTCTACGAGAAGAAACGGGCGCAGTTGGGCCTCGATGCCCTGCGGCCGTGGGATGCCGAGGTCGACGCCGCCGGCCAGCCGCTGCAACCCTATCAGGGGCAGGACGCGCTCATCCAGGGCAGTCTGAATATGTTCGAGCACGTCGATGGGACGCTGGCCCGCCAATTCGCCACGATGGCCGAAGAGGGCTTGCTCGATCTGGACACGCGGGCGGGCAAGGCGCTGGGCGGCTATTGCAGCAGCCTGAATTGGCGGCAGCGGCCCTATATCTTTATGAACGGCGACGGCACCCACGATGACCTGCAAACCATGCTCCACGAGGCCGGCCACGCCTTCCACGCCTTCGAGAGCTACGCCCTGCCCTACGTCTGGCAACTGGACGTGCCGATGGAATTTTGCGAGGTAGCGTCGATGAGCATGGAGTTGCTGGCCGCGCCCTATCTGACCCGCCGGTTCGATGGCTTCTATACCGAGGCCGAAGCGGCGCGGGCGCGCATCGAGCATCTGAGTAAAATCCTCACCTTCTTGCCTTACATGGCCGTCGTTGACGGCTTCCAACACTGGGTATACACTCATCCCGAAGCGGCGCTGGATGCCGCGGCCTGCGACAAGGCCTGGGGCGATCTGTGGGATCGCTTCATGCGCGGCATCGACTGGACGGGCTTCGAGGCGGAACGGGTTAGCGGCTGGCATCGCAAGCTGCATATCTTCCACGTCCCGTTCTACTACATCGAGTACGGCATGGCCCAGGTGGGGGCCTTGCAGGTGTGGCGCAATGCACTGCGCGATCAGGCCGAGGCCGTCGCCACCTACCGGCAGGCGTTGCAACTGGGCGGAACGCGCCCGCTGCCGGAGCTATTTTCGGCCGCCGGCGCGGCTTTTCGCTTCGATGAAGCGCTGTTGACGGAATTGGTCGATCTCATCGAAACAACGCTGGCGCAATTGGAGCGCGCGAACTAAACCGGATGGACTCACGCGACGTCATGGAACCCAGCGCGGCAATGCGCGAATACCTGGCCGAGATCTACCGCCTACAGGAAGATTCACCGACAGTCAGCACCACCAGCCTGGCCGATCGTCTGGACGTGTCGCCGCCGGCGGTGCCGCGTATGCTCAAGCGGCTACAGAGCGTCGGCTTCGTTAAGCACGTCCCCTATCAGGGCGTGGAGCTAACGGCGCGTGGGCGCGAAGAGGCACTGCACGAGATCCGCCGCCACCGCATCCTGGAGGTCTTTCTGGTCAACGTGATGGGTTTCACCTGGGACGAGGCGCACGATCACGCCGACGGGCTGGGCGCGGGCCTCAACGACCGGCTGACGGAGCGCATGGCCGAGATGACCGGCTTTCCGCAACGCTGCCCTCACGGCGAACCCATCCCCGACCCCGAGGGACGGCTGCCGGCGATCAACGACGTGTGCATCGTCAATCTGGGCGTCGGCCACAAAGGGCTGGTCAGCCGCGTGCGCACCCACGAGCCGGAGAAGTTGCAATACATGGCCAGCCTCAGCCTGACGCCGGGCACGCCGTTCGAAATCCTCGGCCGCGCCCCGTTCAATGGCCCCATGCGCCTGCGCGTCGGCCGCGAGGAAGTGATCGTCGGCTATGAATTGATGAAATCGCTGTGGGTCACCTGAGCCGCGGCGGTCAGGTTTTTGTGTAAAAAAAGCCGGCCTGATGGCCGGCTTTTTATTTTCTAGCGGGTGGGTTGGGGAGCGTCGGTCAGCAGCCGCCACCACGCCTGCCAGGGGCGGGCGTCCAGCGCCGGGTCGGGCGTGGCTGGCGGCGCGGGCGTGGGTTCGGGCGTGGCTTCCTGCAACATGGGCACAATGCGCCGTTCGCCGGGCAGGATCATGCCGCCCTCGTTGCGGGCGTAGGCGGCCACGTAATCGTCGCTGCTGACGTATTCCAGCGTGGCCTGTAGTTCCACCTGCCGGGTCGCTTCGCTGTCGATTTGGGCCTGGAGCGCCTCTTCGCCGCTACCCACCAGCCGCCCCGCCTGCGCCCGGTTGTTCAGATCGACGGCGATAATGATCGCCACGACGATGACCAGGAAGAAGATCACCTGCGGCAGGCTAAAGAGCGGCCGCGCGCGAAAAACGGGTGAATCGAACAACCTTTTGGCCATCGTTGAAATCTTAGCCTTAATGATACTCGTTGGCAAGACCTGACAGGTGGGCGGCGCTAGAACTTTTACATAAACGATACCGGGGCCGCCCACCTGTCAGGTCTAGGTAGACCGACTCCTTGCCGATTCCCTCCGGCCTAAGTAGAATGCACCGATGCAAACGCGCGCGCCCCATCCACCTGTCGATTACCTGGCGGTTGGTCACATCTGTCTGGATGTGGCCCCCGGCGGCTACGTGACCGGCGGCGCGGCGGCCTACACGACCGCCGTGGCCCGCGCGTTGGGTTGCCGGGCGGGCATCGTCACCAGCGCCGCGCCCGCTAGCGAATTCGCCGACGTGTCGCCGCGCATCCCCATCCATCGCGTTGACGCCCCGGCCACGACGATTTTCGAGAACATCTACGACGGCGGCCAACGCCGGCAGATCATCCATAGCGTGGCCGGGACATTAACGGCCGAGGACGTTCCCGCGCTCTGGGCGCGCGCGCCGATGGTGCATCTTGGCCCCATCGCCAACGAGATCGACCCGGCCATGATCACCCTGTTCAGCAACAGCAGCGTCTGTATCGGGCCGCAAGGCTGGATGCGTCGCTGGGATGAACGGGGCCGGGTCTATCAGGTCGAATGGGCCGCGGCGGCCGAGGTGTTGCCCCTGGCGGCTGTCACTGTGCTGAGCACCGAGGACTTGCCCGATCCGTCCCTGGCCGACGACTACGCCGGGTTGGCCCGCCTGTTGGTGATGACCGACGGCGCCAGCGGCTGCCTGGTTTATCATAACAATGAGGTGCGGGCCTTTGCCGCGCCGGCCGTGAGCGTGGCCGACCCCACCGGCGCGGGCGACGCCTTCGCCGCCGCCTATCTGGTGCGCCTCTATCAGACCGACGGCGACGTGTGGGAAGCGGCCGAGTTCGCCAATCGCGTCGCTGCCCGCTCGGTGACCCGGCGCGGCCTGGCCGCCAAAGCCGCGGCGATTGGCGACCTGCTCAGCGAAGAGACGCGCCAACCGGCCCGAGGGATTCGCTAACGACATGGCCCGCATCTATGCCATCGCCAATCAGAAAGGCGGCGTGGGCAAGACGACCACCGTCGTCAACCTGAGCGCCTATTTGGCCGGCAGCGGCCGGCGGGTGCTGGTGGTCGATCTGGATCCGCAGGCCAACGCTACCTCGGCCCTGGGCTTCGACAAAAACCAAATGAAGCCCTCGACCTACGAACTGCTGCTCGATCAGGCCCCGGTGGGCGACGTGCGCCTGCGCCACGACGAGTTTGGGCTGGATCTGTTGCCGTCCCATCCCGCCTTGGCCGGGGCGGAGATCGAACTGGTGCAGGCCATCGGCCGGGAATATCGCCTGCAGCGCGCCTTGCAGGAGACCGCCGACGAGTACGACTATATCCTGATCGATAGCCCGCCCAGCCTGGGCCTGCTGACCGTCAACGCCCTGACCGCCGCCCGCGACGGCGTGCTCATCCCGGTGCAGTGCGAATATCTGCCGCTGGAAGGTCTGTCGCAGTTGACCAAGACCATCCATCTGGTGCAGGAGTATCTCAATCCGGCGCTCCACATTCGCGGCGTGATGATGACCATGTACGACAGCCGCACCAATCTGAGCCGCCAGGTCGTGGAGGAGGTGCGCCGCCACTTCCCCAACAAGGTGTTCCGCACCATCATCCCGCGCAATATTCGCCTCAGCGAGGCCCCCAGCTTCGGCCGGCCGATCAACTTCTACGCCCCCCAATCGCCCGGCGCGGTGGCCTACCGGCTGCTGGCGACGGAGTTGCTCAACGGCGACCGGCGCAACGGTGGAGGCGAACATGCCGAATAAACGCCAGGCCCTCGGCCGCGGTCTGGAAGCCCTCTTCGCCGGCAACGAACGCCCGGCGCGCGAAACGGGCGTGCTGACTGTCGGCATCGACCAGATCATCCCCAACCCGCGCCAGCCGCGCACGTCGATGAACGGCGAGCAGTTGGCCGAGTTGGCGGCGTCGATCACGATCCACGGCCTCATCCAGCCGCTCGTCGTCACCGAAACCCTCGAGGGCTACGTGCTCATCGCCGGGGAGCGCCGCTGGCGGGCCTCACAACTGGCCGGGCTGGAGCAGGTGCCGGTCATCGTCAAGGAGACGACGCCGCAGGACATGCTGGAGTTGGCCCTCATCGAGAACATCCAGCGCGCCGACCTAAACGCACTGGAAGAGGCCCACGCCTACCGCCACCTCATCGACGAGTTTGGGCTGACCCAGGAGGCGGTGGCCGAGCGGGTGGGCAAGGCGCGCTCGACGGTCGCCAATCTGCTGCGCTTGCTGACGCTGCCCGACGGTGTGCAGGCGGCGGTGAATGACGGCCGTCTCAGCGGGGCGCACGGCCGGGCGCTGCTGCCCTTGCCCACGGCCGAGATGCAGACGGCGGCCATGAACCAGATCCTCAAGCTGGGCCTCAGCGTGCGCCAGACGGAAACCCTGGTAGTCCACCTGCTGGCCGACGCCCGACCCGACCCCCGGCCGCGACCCCAACTGTCGCCGGAACTCCTCGATCTCCAGAGCCGCTTTGAATCGTCGCTGGGCACGCGGGTGAGCATCGAGAAAGGCGCCAAGGGCGGCCGGGTGATCATCCACTACTACTCCGACGAAGACCTCAGCGCGATCTACGAATCGATCGTTGGCGATGAGACCTGACAGGTCTCACTGGGCCAATCGCTTCTCCAGTTCGCGCACCCGCGCCTGTGCCTCCGCGAAGCGATCCAGCAGGTCGAGCGCGCCATCCTCGGTGGAGGTGCTCTTCTGGTAGTACCAGACGATGAGGGCGGTCAAGGCGGCGATGAGAAAGCCGATCAGGAAGGTTGATCGTCGCATAAGTTCACTCCGTGGCCGTGTTTCTGGCCGGCCGTGTTGTCAATCGGACTCTGCGCTGTGCTCTAGCAGATAGCGGTTAATGGCCTCGCGGGCCGCCGGCAAATGTTGCATCGCCCGCCAGTCGCCGGGGATGGCCTCCGGCGCGGCGATGGCGAGCAGCAGGTCAAAAGGATCGGTTTGCGTCGGCGCGCCGGCGGCGCGGGTGGCCTGCCAATGGGGGCGCAACGGCTCGGCCCAGTGGGCATAGCGCCGGCGCAGGCGGGGCCAGACCTGGGCGAATTCCGGCTCGGCCGCGGCCACGGCCAGTTTGGCCCGGTAGACGCCGATGACCAGCCGCTCCAGCCGATCCCAATCGGCGACGAACGCGGCGAAGCTATCGTCGGTTGACCATTGGCTGAGGTATCGTGTGAAGGGGTTCATTCGTTGCCCAATACTTTATTGCCCACTGCTTAATTGCCTGCTCACGGATTATACCAACATCTTGCTTGTATGATCTGACCTGTCTGTGGTCATGGGATTAGGTAAAATAAGTCGTTGACGCCCCCCGCGCCATATGCTAGACTGTGCCGCAACATGCAACTTCAGGCAACAATGAACCTCTTTGGCCGCGCGGCTCATCATCACGGTGGGAGAGTTCGCCTTGCCCGGGGTTGAGGTTGCCGGCCGGTTCGGCCGTTCACGCGAGAGAATAGCACCCTCCTCAGTCCCTGGGGAGGGTTTTTTTGTACCTGGAGAGCCTATGGAACGAAACGACGTGCGGTTGGCGCTGCCGAGCAAGGGTATCTTGCAGCATGGCGCTGAGGATTTTCTAGAGGCGTGCGGGCTGAAGGTCTACCGGCCCAACCCGCGCCAATACGCGGCGACGATTCCCGGTATGCCCGGCGTGACCGTCCTTTTCCAGCGGCCGGGCGACATCGTGACCAGCGTGCAGGCGGGCAGCATCGATTTCGGCATCACCGGCTACGACGTGCTGTCCGAGAAGGGGGCTAACGGCGGCGCGGCGCTGGTGATCCACGACGATCTGGGCTTTGGCGCGTGTTCGCTCAATCTGGCCGTGCCCGAGCGGTCGGCGGCTCAGACGGTGGACGATTTGCGCCAATGGGCGGCCGAGGCGGGGCAGGCCGGTTATCCGATTCGCATAGCCACGAAGTTTCCCCACGTGACGGCGGCCTTCCTCGATCGCCAGGCCATTACGCCCTACCGGCTGATCGGCGTCGAAGGCACGCTGGAGATCGCTCCGGCCATCGGCTATGCCGATCTCATCTGCGACCTGGTATCGTCGGGCATCACCCTGCGCGACAACCATTTGCGCCCACTGACGGATGGCGTTGTCCTGCGCTCGCAAGCCGTGCTGATCGCCAATCGGCCGGCGCTGCGGAGCAGGCCGGAGGTGTTAGCTATCGCCCATCATCTGTTGGAATACGTTGAAGCCTATGCCCGCGGCCGTGGCTCCTATCTGATCATCGCCAACATGCGCGGCGATTCGCCCG is drawn from Candidatus Promineifilum breve and contains these coding sequences:
- the hisG gene encoding ATP phosphoribosyltransferase; the protein is MERNDVRLALPSKGILQHGAEDFLEACGLKVYRPNPRQYAATIPGMPGVTVLFQRPGDIVTSVQAGSIDFGITGYDVLSEKGANGGAALVIHDDLGFGACSLNLAVPERSAAQTVDDLRQWAAEAGQAGYPIRIATKFPHVTAAFLDRQAITPYRLIGVEGTLEIAPAIGYADLICDLVSSGITLRDNHLRPLTDGVVLRSQAVLIANRPALRSRPEVLAIAHHLLEYVEAYARGRGSYLIIANMRGDSPEAIAQRMFAQTSLGGLQGPTIAPVVAREHLRAASDWFAVNVVVRREHLFEAVGELRAIGGSGVVVVPCAYIFEEEPVRYRAMLDALAAEQQAATSAAGEGE